A window of Cohnella herbarum contains these coding sequences:
- the glyS gene encoding glycine--tRNA ligase subunit beta has product MARDLLLEIGLEEVPARFVRGAMEQLKEKTEKWLSDSRLEYSEVIAYATPRRLAVHIVALADKQADVTEEVKGPSRKIAYDENGALSKPAQGFARSQGVELDTLFIRELAGVEYLYAKKSSLGVETASLLPEALPALVTSLTFPKNMRWGNYELKYVRPIRWLVALHGTDVVPFEITGVASGNVSRGHRFLGAETVVEEPRLYTEKLLAQQVIVDVEQRRKAIVEGIQALSAERGWNIAVKEDLLEEVLFLVETPTVLAGSFDPSFLQIPQEVLITSMREHQRYFPVFDGEGRLLPHFVTVRNGDSLSLDVVSKGNEKVLRARLSDAKFFYEEDKKLVIEDALAKLENIVYHEELGTVADKVRRVRIVADRIAQHLRLDKDDLADVSRTADICKFDLVSQMVYEFPELQGIMGEDYARKAGEREAVAKAINEHYSPRNAGDRPAASLIGAIVGIADKLDTIAGCFSIGIIPTGSQDPYALRRQAAGIVNTLLAHELEISLAELFQIALDVQAARGLKREAYDIGKDMHEFFALRIKNVLSEQEIRYDVVDAVLGAGVRDVRRVLLRARALQEVNSDSGKAEFRPAVEAFNRVCNLAAKADSKQVDANLFADAAESKLYEAWQQAHGRYIGASAEANMAEALSALSSLSGPVTTFFEAVMVMAEDEALRRNRLAILALVADDVKQFADFSKLTG; this is encoded by the coding sequence ATGGCTAGAGATCTGCTGTTAGAAATCGGATTGGAAGAAGTGCCTGCCCGTTTCGTGCGCGGCGCTATGGAACAGCTTAAAGAGAAGACGGAGAAGTGGCTGTCGGACAGCCGCCTTGAATACAGCGAAGTTATCGCTTACGCGACGCCGAGAAGATTGGCGGTCCATATCGTCGCTCTCGCCGATAAGCAAGCGGACGTCACCGAAGAGGTTAAAGGGCCTTCGCGCAAAATCGCTTACGATGAGAACGGGGCTCTCAGCAAACCCGCGCAGGGGTTCGCCAGAAGCCAAGGCGTCGAACTGGACACCTTGTTCATTCGCGAATTGGCGGGCGTCGAGTATCTTTATGCCAAGAAGAGCAGCTTAGGAGTGGAAACGGCTTCGCTGTTGCCAGAAGCGCTTCCTGCTCTGGTGACTTCCCTTACGTTCCCGAAAAATATGCGTTGGGGGAATTACGAGCTTAAGTACGTCCGACCGATCCGTTGGTTGGTCGCGTTGCACGGGACCGATGTCGTTCCGTTCGAGATTACCGGCGTCGCGTCAGGTAACGTTTCGCGGGGTCATCGTTTTCTCGGCGCCGAAACCGTCGTCGAAGAGCCTCGTTTATATACGGAGAAGTTGCTTGCCCAACAGGTTATCGTAGACGTAGAACAACGTCGGAAGGCGATCGTTGAAGGAATTCAAGCCTTGTCCGCGGAACGGGGCTGGAATATCGCGGTGAAAGAAGACCTGCTGGAAGAGGTACTCTTCTTGGTCGAAACGCCGACGGTGCTTGCCGGATCCTTCGATCCGTCGTTCCTGCAGATCCCGCAGGAAGTACTGATCACGTCCATGCGCGAGCATCAGCGTTATTTCCCGGTTTTCGACGGCGAAGGCCGCTTGCTTCCGCATTTCGTTACGGTTCGCAACGGCGACTCTTTATCGCTGGACGTCGTTTCCAAAGGAAACGAGAAGGTGCTGCGCGCGCGTCTGTCCGATGCGAAATTTTTCTACGAAGAAGACAAAAAGCTGGTCATCGAGGACGCCTTGGCCAAGCTTGAAAATATCGTGTACCACGAGGAGCTCGGCACCGTGGCGGACAAAGTTCGCCGCGTAAGAATCGTAGCCGATCGGATCGCCCAACATTTGCGCTTAGACAAGGACGACCTCGCCGACGTCAGCCGTACGGCCGATATTTGCAAATTCGACCTTGTGTCCCAGATGGTGTACGAATTCCCCGAGCTTCAAGGCATCATGGGCGAAGACTACGCGCGTAAAGCCGGCGAGCGGGAAGCCGTAGCTAAAGCGATCAATGAGCACTATTCGCCAAGAAACGCGGGAGATCGTCCGGCGGCATCGCTAATCGGAGCCATCGTCGGAATCGCCGACAAGTTGGACACGATCGCGGGATGTTTCTCGATCGGCATCATTCCGACGGGATCGCAAGATCCGTACGCGCTTCGCCGGCAAGCCGCCGGTATCGTAAATACGCTGCTGGCGCACGAGTTGGAGATTTCGCTGGCCGAACTGTTCCAGATCGCTCTGGACGTTCAAGCGGCCAGAGGGTTGAAGCGCGAAGCTTACGATATCGGTAAGGATATGCACGAATTTTTCGCGTTGCGGATCAAGAACGTATTGTCCGAACAAGAGATTCGATACGACGTCGTGGACGCGGTGCTTGGGGCCGGGGTTAGAGACGTTCGTCGGGTTTTACTTCGCGCCCGCGCTTTGCAAGAGGTCAACTCGGATAGCGGCAAAGCGGAGTTCCGTCCTGCCGTCGAAGCGTTTAATCGGGTTTGCAACTTAGCGGCCAAAGCGGACTCGAAGCAGGTGGACGCGAACTTATTCGCTGACGCGGCCGAGAGCAAGCTATACGAAGCTTGGCAGCAAGCGCATGGCCGGTACATCGGCGCAAGCGCGGAAGCGAACATGGCGGAAGCTTTATCCGCGCTCTCTTCCTTGAGCGGTCCGGTGACGACCTTCTTCGAAGCGGTCATGGTCATGGCGGAAGACGAGGCGTTACGGCGCAATCGCTTGGCCATCCTTGCGTTAGTGGCGGACGATGTTAAACAATTCGCCGATTTCTCGAAGTTGACGGGTTGA
- a CDS encoding pyruvate, water dikinase regulatory protein has protein sequence MSQASVIVYVVSDSAGDTGELAVRAAAAQFHPLSVNIRRAAFIQTRDGIDSVLTAAQEDNSIVLFTLVIPFLREYMVAQAAKMKVKAVDLLGPLIDNLEHALGHESRHEPGLNHLLNADYFRKVEAVEFAVRYDDARDVTGILKADIILVGVSRTSKTPLSMVLAHKTYKVANVPLIPELVPPRELYLASPSKVVGLTINPDALNAIRKERLKALGLPDSAPYATPERILKELDHARQVMEKIGCIVIDVSNKAVEETASLILEHLQR, from the coding sequence ATGTCGCAAGCAAGCGTAATCGTATACGTCGTATCCGACTCCGCGGGGGACACCGGAGAGCTTGCGGTACGCGCTGCCGCCGCTCAGTTCCATCCTTTGTCCGTGAACATCCGCCGAGCGGCGTTCATTCAAACGAGGGACGGCATAGATTCTGTTCTCACGGCGGCCCAAGAAGATAATAGCATCGTACTCTTTACGCTAGTCATCCCGTTTCTGCGCGAGTACATGGTCGCGCAAGCGGCGAAGATGAAAGTAAAGGCGGTCGATTTGTTGGGACCGTTAATCGATAATCTTGAGCATGCGCTCGGTCATGAGTCCCGGCATGAACCCGGGTTGAACCACTTGCTGAACGCCGACTATTTCCGCAAGGTAGAAGCGGTGGAATTCGCCGTTCGTTATGACGATGCCAGGGACGTTACCGGAATTCTCAAAGCCGATATTATTCTCGTCGGCGTTTCGCGAACGTCCAAAACGCCTTTATCCATGGTGCTTGCGCACAAAACGTATAAGGTCGCTAACGTGCCTTTGATTCCGGAACTGGTTCCTCCAAGGGAACTCTATCTGGCTTCGCCGAGCAAAGTGGTCGGGCTAACGATCAATCCGGATGCGTTAAACGCGATTCGCAAGGAACGCCTGAAAGCATTAGGGCTGCCAGATTCGGCGCCTTATGCGACTCCTGAGCGAATTCTCAAAGAGCTGGATCACGCAAGGCAAGTGATGGAGAAGATCGGTTGCATCGTCATCGACGTTTCGAATAAAGCGGTGGAGGAAACGGCCAGCCTTATTTTGGAGCATTTGCAGAGATAG
- a CDS encoding cytidine deaminase, whose protein sequence is MDISGLSLTIERFMEEATIARSRAYVPYSGFAVGAVALDAQGRLHHGCNVENAAYGPTNCAERTALFRAIADGCAAGEFQAVAVIGETDQPISPCGVCRQVLAELCQPDMPVILGNLSGDYRVTTVSELLPGAFTSRDLNK, encoded by the coding sequence ATGGATATCAGCGGACTTTCTCTAACGATAGAACGATTTATGGAAGAAGCTACGATTGCTCGTTCGCGAGCTTACGTTCCTTATTCCGGCTTTGCGGTCGGCGCTGTGGCGCTTGATGCTCAAGGACGATTGCATCATGGCTGCAACGTGGAGAACGCGGCCTACGGGCCGACGAACTGCGCGGAACGCACGGCGTTATTCCGGGCTATAGCGGACGGCTGCGCGGCAGGCGAATTCCAGGCCGTCGCGGTAATCGGCGAAACGGATCAACCGATCTCGCCTTGCGGAGTATGCCGTCAAGTATTGGCCGAGCTTTGCCAACCGGATATGCCGGTCATTCTAGGTAACCTGTCCGGAGACTACCGGGTGACGACGGTGTCGGAACTGCTTCCGGGAGCATTCACCTCGCGGGACCTGAACAAATGA
- the era gene encoding GTPase Era translates to MQKKGFKSGFVAIVGRPNAGKSTLMNQVIGQKIAIMSDKPQTTRNKIHGVYTTDDVQIVFLDTPGITKPNSKLGNYMLKAAESAFNEVEAILFLTDVTEPIGGGDRYIIEQLKKVKDTPVFLVLNKIDKIHPEEMLPVIDKYRKLMNFTEVVPVSALNGNNVNALLEQVSRYLQEGPMYYPADQITDHPEQFVCAELIREKLLQLTREEIPHSIAVEIESMSVADNGLVNIGAVIFVERDSQKGIIIGKSGALLKEVGKLARIDMERLLGSKIFLELWVKVNKDWRNRESILKTLGYRND, encoded by the coding sequence ATGCAGAAAAAAGGTTTCAAATCAGGGTTCGTGGCCATCGTCGGCCGTCCTAACGCGGGCAAATCGACGCTAATGAACCAAGTGATCGGTCAGAAGATCGCGATCATGTCGGATAAGCCCCAAACGACGCGCAATAAAATTCATGGCGTCTACACGACGGACGACGTTCAAATTGTATTTTTGGATACGCCCGGCATTACGAAACCGAACTCGAAGCTGGGCAATTACATGCTCAAAGCCGCAGAAAGCGCGTTTAACGAAGTGGAAGCGATTCTGTTTCTTACGGACGTTACGGAGCCGATCGGAGGCGGAGACCGCTACATTATCGAGCAGTTGAAGAAAGTGAAAGATACGCCTGTATTTCTCGTGCTCAACAAGATCGATAAGATCCATCCGGAAGAGATGCTTCCGGTCATTGACAAATACAGGAAGTTGATGAATTTTACCGAAGTCGTGCCCGTATCCGCGCTTAACGGAAATAACGTTAACGCGTTGCTCGAGCAAGTGTCCCGTTACCTGCAAGAAGGCCCGATGTATTACCCGGCCGATCAAATTACCGATCATCCCGAGCAATTCGTCTGCGCGGAGTTGATCCGCGAGAAGCTGCTGCAGCTTACGCGGGAGGAGATCCCGCATTCGATCGCGGTGGAGATCGAGAGCATGAGCGTCGCGGATAACGGGCTCGTGAACATCGGAGCGGTCATTTTCGTCGAACGGGATTCGCAGAAGGGGATTATTATCGGCAAAAGCGGCGCGCTGTTGAAGGAAGTCGGCAAGCTGGCCCGAATAGATATGGAAAGACTGCTCGGTTCCAAAATCTTCCTCGAGCTATGGGTGAAGGTGAATAAAGACTGGCGCAATCGCGAATCGATCTTGAAAACGCTCGGATATCGCAACGACTAA
- a CDS encoding YqzL family protein: MRDFTWHVFTQTGDIEAYLLYKEVHNLGASELGANAGDESEEGNVADEE, translated from the coding sequence GTGCGGGATTTCACGTGGCACGTGTTTACGCAAACCGGCGATATCGAAGCTTATCTGTTGTACAAGGAAGTTCACAATCTCGGCGCTTCCGAACTGGGAGCGAATGCCGGAGATGAAAGCGAAGAGGGCAATGTCGCGGACGAGGAATGA
- a CDS encoding diacylglycerol kinase family protein codes for MNGWRSREIRSFRHAFAGIYEALRSERHMQFHLGAALLVIALAAWLRLSAGDWLWLLAAITGVWVAELINTAIERTVDRISSEQHPLAKAAKDTAAGAVLIAALFAVGVGLIVLGPPLWKACFQ; via the coding sequence ATGAACGGCTGGCGTTCGCGCGAGATCAGATCGTTCCGCCATGCTTTCGCGGGGATCTACGAAGCGTTGCGGAGTGAACGCCATATGCAATTTCATTTAGGAGCTGCGTTACTCGTCATTGCCCTCGCGGCATGGTTAAGGTTGTCCGCAGGGGATTGGCTATGGTTGCTCGCGGCCATAACCGGCGTATGGGTTGCGGAACTGATCAATACGGCGATCGAAAGAACGGTAGACCGCATTTCCTCGGAGCAGCATCCGCTTGCTAAAGCCGCGAAAGATACCGCTGCAGGCGCAGTGCTTATCGCGGCTCTCTTCGCGGTGGGCGTCGGATTGATCGTGCTTGGCCCGCCCTTGTGGAAGGCTTGTTTTCAATAG
- the recO gene encoding DNA repair protein RecO, with translation MLYRVEGLVIRSTDYGEGNKIITLLTPTYGKQGVVVRGAKKLKSRYGALAQLFTYGDFSYYKSGTLGNLNSGEILESFHELREGLEGPAYAAYAAELTDRAINDDEAAAYLFHQLKACQTALAEGKDPQIVLRAYEMKIVNAAGYAPLLDECVSCGKSQGPFRFSAIAGGALCLQCRHRDPSALELEETVWKLLRVFSALDLRRLGNITVRESSKRQLQLAMRRWMDTHLNLVLKSRNFLDQWEKYGDMLGERMKRPEPSAKPEEAGDGTV, from the coding sequence ATGTTATATCGGGTCGAAGGACTAGTGATTCGAAGTACCGATTACGGAGAAGGAAATAAGATCATTACCCTGCTTACGCCGACATACGGGAAGCAGGGCGTTGTCGTGCGCGGAGCCAAGAAGCTGAAGAGCCGTTACGGCGCGTTGGCCCAACTGTTTACATACGGGGATTTTTCCTATTATAAATCGGGGACGCTCGGAAACTTGAACAGCGGGGAAATTCTCGAGTCGTTCCATGAACTTCGGGAAGGGCTGGAAGGCCCGGCTTATGCGGCTTACGCGGCGGAACTGACGGATCGGGCAATTAACGATGACGAAGCTGCCGCCTATTTGTTCCATCAATTGAAAGCTTGTCAGACCGCACTCGCGGAAGGCAAGGATCCGCAGATCGTCCTGCGGGCTTACGAGATGAAGATCGTCAACGCCGCGGGATATGCTCCTTTGCTGGACGAATGCGTCAGTTGCGGGAAGTCCCAAGGGCCATTTCGGTTCAGCGCCATCGCCGGCGGCGCGCTGTGTCTTCAATGTCGGCACAGGGATCCTTCGGCTCTAGAGCTGGAAGAGACGGTGTGGAAGTTGCTGCGCGTGTTTTCCGCGTTGGATTTGCGCAGATTGGGGAACATTACGGTCAGGGAAAGCTCCAAACGTCAATTGCAGCTTGCGATGAGAAGATGGATGGATACCCATTTGAATCTCGTCTTGAAGTCTCGCAACTTTCTAGATCAGTGGGAGAAATACGGAGATATGCTTGGCGAGCGGATGAAACGCCCCGAGCCTTCTGCAAAACCCGAAGAGGCCGGAGACGGAACGGTTTGA
- the glyQ gene encoding glycine--tRNA ligase subunit alpha — MNFQQMTLTLQQFWAEQNCIVVQPYDTEKGAGTMNPMTFLRAIGPEPWNVAYVEPSRRPADGRYGENPNRLYQHHQFQVIMKPSPDNIQELYLESLKKLGLDPLHHDIRFVEDNWESPTLGAWGLGWEVWLDGMEVTQFTYFQQVGGIDCHPVAVEITYGMERLASYIQNKENVFDLEWVSGVTYGDVFKQPEYEHSKYTFEVSDTAMLFQLFSTYESEAKRAMDVNLVFPAYDYVLKCSHAFNLLDARGAISVTERTGYITRVRNLARQVGATYLQERERLEFPLLKKGAVNNG, encoded by the coding sequence GTGAATTTTCAACAAATGACGTTAACGCTGCAGCAGTTTTGGGCTGAGCAGAATTGTATCGTCGTACAACCGTACGACACGGAGAAGGGCGCGGGGACGATGAACCCGATGACTTTCCTGCGGGCGATCGGACCGGAGCCTTGGAACGTCGCGTACGTGGAGCCTTCCAGGCGGCCGGCGGATGGCCGTTACGGAGAAAATCCGAACAGGCTCTATCAGCATCACCAATTCCAAGTGATCATGAAACCTTCGCCGGACAACATTCAGGAGCTCTATCTCGAAAGTTTGAAGAAGCTCGGGTTGGATCCGCTCCATCACGACATTCGTTTCGTCGAGGATAATTGGGAGTCTCCTACGCTGGGCGCATGGGGTCTTGGTTGGGAAGTATGGCTCGACGGCATGGAGGTCACGCAATTTACTTATTTCCAACAGGTAGGCGGGATCGATTGTCACCCCGTAGCCGTGGAAATTACGTACGGCATGGAAAGGTTGGCTTCCTACATTCAGAACAAAGAAAACGTATTTGATCTTGAATGGGTTAGCGGCGTAACTTACGGCGACGTATTCAAGCAACCCGAGTACGAGCACTCCAAATATACGTTCGAAGTGTCGGATACGGCCATGCTGTTCCAATTGTTCTCGACTTACGAGAGCGAGGCGAAGCGGGCGATGGACGTTAATCTCGTATTCCCCGCTTACGACTATGTGCTGAAATGCTCCCACGCGTTTAACTTGTTGGATGCCAGGGGAGCGATCAGCGTAACGGAACGCACGGGGTACATTACGCGGGTTCGGAATTTGGCCAGACAGGTCGGAGCCACGTACTTGCAAGAACGGGAACGGCTGGAATTCCCGTTGCTGAAGAAAGGAGCGGTGAACAATGGCTAG
- a CDS encoding YaiI/YqxD family protein, producing the protein MLVPRLRVVVDGDACPVKSEIARTVRQCGATALLVSSHAHVLVAEPSVEVVTVDASDQAADLYIANVLRKSDILVTGDYGLAALGLARGSAVLTPRGKEIRESDIEGLLEQRHFSARMRRGGMRTKGPRAFTDEDRDRFQQKLTTLLQGLQENPDL; encoded by the coding sequence ATGCTTGTTCCCCGTCTTAGGGTTGTGGTGGATGGCGATGCTTGTCCGGTAAAGTCGGAAATTGCCAGAACGGTCAGACAATGCGGAGCGACGGCATTGCTTGTATCGAGTCACGCGCATGTACTAGTCGCTGAGCCGTCCGTTGAAGTCGTGACTGTCGATGCCAGCGATCAAGCCGCGGATCTCTATATCGCCAACGTTCTGAGGAAGAGCGATATTCTCGTTACGGGCGATTATGGATTAGCCGCACTGGGACTTGCAAGGGGATCCGCCGTGTTAACGCCTAGAGGCAAAGAAATTCGGGAATCGGACATCGAAGGCTTGCTGGAACAGCGTCATTTCTCAGCGCGCATGCGCCGGGGAGGCATGCGGACGAAGGGACCGAGAGCGTTTACGGACGAGGATCGCGACCGGTTTCAACAAAAACTGACAACTCTATTGCAGGGGTTGCAGGAAAATCCCGACCTATAG
- the dnaG gene encoding DNA primase: MNYGMIPQSVIDEVLRRHEISDTVGKYVHLTKNGKYLKGLCPFHSEKTPSFTVTPEKQIFHCYGCGKGGNVIKFVMDMEGESFPEAVKALAEEAGIPITWTTASAEEPSAFQKEKKILHEAHDYSSKLYHYLLRNTDVAKPALEYLQSRGFNDGLIEHFGIGYAPARWDTLTQALERKGYSPAEMEAGGLLSRRQESDGYVDRFRDRIIFPIHDASGQIIAFAGRLLSDGQPKYLNSPETPLFNKSRTLYRLHEARPAIRRARQVVLFEGYVDVIKAWYAGVHNGVATMGTALTGEHAALLKRFADEVILCYDGDDAGQAAAHKSIPLLEEAGFRVRVSVLPNRMDPDEYISSHGQEPFVREFIEGAVSAVKFQLIYLRKAHILLEEDGRIRYLRDAVRIVARRDSPTERELLLKELAQEFGVSLDTLKQESHEFRQQEKLGNAGDIPAGSWNNVWNEKRSTSKNPPLGAAHVNAERQLLSWMMQDKETAHLVQQRLGDRFHVEDHAALAAYLYAFYAQNNDPDVGRFVAVLQDDRLERAASAIALIDIPFGERELEDCIRTIGHASLTREIERLTEEGKRAERAGDSSRATQVVLEIIALEKQRKQF, encoded by the coding sequence ATGAATTACGGAATGATACCGCAATCGGTCATCGATGAAGTTTTGCGTCGCCATGAAATTTCCGATACGGTCGGCAAATACGTTCATTTGACCAAGAACGGGAAATACTTAAAAGGTCTTTGTCCCTTTCATTCCGAGAAAACGCCGTCGTTCACGGTCACGCCAGAGAAGCAAATCTTTCATTGTTATGGCTGTGGCAAAGGCGGCAATGTCATTAAGTTCGTCATGGACATGGAAGGGGAATCGTTTCCCGAAGCGGTCAAAGCATTAGCCGAAGAAGCCGGCATTCCCATTACGTGGACGACCGCAAGCGCCGAAGAACCTTCCGCGTTCCAGAAGGAAAAGAAAATCCTTCATGAAGCCCACGACTACAGCTCGAAATTGTATCATTATCTCCTTCGCAACACGGATGTCGCCAAGCCGGCGTTAGAGTACCTCCAATCGCGCGGGTTCAATGATGGACTGATCGAGCATTTCGGGATCGGTTACGCACCCGCAAGATGGGACACGCTAACCCAGGCATTGGAACGAAAAGGGTATTCTCCCGCGGAGATGGAAGCGGGCGGATTGTTATCCCGCAGGCAGGAATCGGATGGCTACGTGGATCGTTTCAGAGATCGGATTATCTTTCCTATCCACGATGCGAGCGGACAGATCATCGCCTTCGCGGGAAGACTCCTATCGGACGGTCAACCGAAGTACCTGAATTCTCCCGAAACGCCGCTGTTCAACAAGAGCAGAACGTTATACCGCTTGCATGAAGCGCGCCCGGCTATACGCCGCGCGAGGCAGGTGGTCCTTTTCGAAGGCTACGTGGATGTGATCAAGGCTTGGTACGCCGGAGTCCATAACGGAGTTGCCACAATGGGTACGGCTTTGACCGGAGAACACGCGGCACTGCTTAAGAGGTTCGCGGATGAGGTTATTTTATGTTATGACGGAGATGATGCAGGACAAGCCGCCGCACATAAGAGCATTCCTTTGCTGGAAGAGGCGGGATTCCGCGTTCGGGTTAGCGTGTTGCCGAATCGCATGGATCCGGACGAATACATTTCGTCCCATGGTCAAGAACCATTCGTTCGGGAATTCATCGAGGGAGCGGTATCCGCGGTCAAATTTCAGCTTATATATTTAAGGAAAGCCCATATACTCCTAGAAGAAGATGGAAGGATTAGGTATTTGCGCGATGCGGTTCGAATCGTAGCAAGACGAGATTCTCCAACGGAACGGGAATTGCTGCTGAAGGAGCTTGCCCAAGAGTTCGGCGTATCGTTAGATACGCTGAAGCAGGAAAGCCACGAGTTCAGACAGCAAGAGAAATTGGGAAACGCAGGGGATATTCCAGCCGGATCGTGGAATAATGTATGGAATGAAAAGAGATCTACCTCCAAGAACCCTCCATTGGGAGCCGCGCATGTGAATGCGGAACGCCAGCTGCTTTCGTGGATGATGCAGGACAAAGAGACGGCTCATCTCGTTCAACAAAGGCTTGGCGATCGTTTTCACGTTGAGGATCACGCGGCTTTAGCTGCTTATTTATATGCTTTTTACGCCCAAAACAATGATCCTGATGTCGGGAGGTTCGTTGCGGTTTTGCAGGATGACCGTTTAGAACGAGCCGCCAGTGCCATCGCATTAATAGACATTCCGTTTGGCGAACGGGAATTGGAAGATTGCATCCGAACGATCGGTCATGCTTCGCTTACGCGAGAAATCGAGCGGTTGACCGAAGAAGGCAAACGAGCGGAAAGAGCAGGAGATTCTTCTCGGGCAACACAAGTGGTATTAGAGATTATCGCCCTGGAAAAGCAGCGTAAGCAATTTTGA
- the ybeY gene encoding rRNA maturation RNase YbeY: protein MTLSLEWIDEREGGAGAREEQWMDMLEKLLHIAGNKEDVTSGIVTLTLTDDEGIRELNKQYRGLDKPTDVLSFSLLEGEEPDIQYNGEYEASEEGEEEWKDEEKASNPFSELLGDIVISVPRAEAQAEDYGHSFERELGFLFVHGFLHVIGYDHGDEEQEREMFSKQEEVLKEAGLLR, encoded by the coding sequence ATGACTCTTAGCTTGGAATGGATCGACGAACGCGAAGGCGGAGCCGGTGCGCGGGAAGAGCAATGGATGGATATGTTGGAGAAGCTGCTTCATATCGCGGGGAACAAGGAAGACGTGACCTCCGGGATCGTTACGCTCACGTTGACGGACGATGAAGGGATTAGGGAATTAAATAAACAGTATCGGGGATTGGACAAGCCGACGGACGTGCTCTCGTTCTCTTTGCTTGAAGGCGAGGAGCCGGATATTCAATATAACGGCGAATACGAAGCTTCCGAAGAAGGCGAAGAGGAATGGAAGGACGAAGAGAAAGCCAGCAACCCGTTCTCCGAGCTGCTCGGGGATATCGTGATCTCAGTTCCCAGAGCCGAGGCGCAAGCCGAGGATTACGGACATAGCTTCGAGCGAGAGCTCGGTTTCTTATTCGTGCACGGCTTTCTTCATGTGATCGGTTACGATCACGGGGATGAAGAGCAGGAACGGGAGATGTTCTCCAAGCAGGAGGAAGTATTGAAAGAGGCGGGGCTTCTGCGATGA